The proteins below are encoded in one region of Sebastes fasciatus isolate fSebFas1 chromosome 16, fSebFas1.pri, whole genome shotgun sequence:
- the emsy gene encoding BRCA2-interacting transcriptional repressor EMSY isoform X16 yields the protein MPMIQLEKPVLTGTMPVVWPTILDLGRDECKRILRKLELEAYAGVISALRAQGDLTKDKKDLLGELTKILGISTERHRAEVRRAVNDERLTTIAYHMSGPNSSSEWSIEGRRLVPLMPRLVPQTAFTVTANAVASATANQNASLLLPAETGNKEVVVCYSYTSTTGTPTSATATSGTIGATVKSPRPPSPSSNVVVLPSGSTVYVKSVSCSDEDEKPRKRRRTNSSSSSPVMLKEITKVSPPISKSITVPVSGSPKMSNIMQSIANSLPPHLSPVKITFTKPTIQTTNTTTQKVIIVTTSPSSNFVPNILSKSHAHNAALSKLVSTSMLTASSQKQTVVFPASASPANTVAVTTVVPSAPSVVMSTTCATSAGVKVASARLPSPKTMVGSPAQIMAQFPKQQSPKQLQQSSSMGVCSVSQTQTTSTSPGSKPTIQIKQESGVKIITQQVQPSKILPKPSQVGLSSSTSSPIMVVSSNGAIMTTKLVTQSTATQSTYTRPTVSPSLGARISASSGTTYVKTTSGSIITVVPKSLATLGGKIISSNIVSGTTTKITTIPMTSKPNVIVVQKTTGKGATIQGLPGKNVVTTLLNAGGEKGLQAVQGTKPAIITASRPITKMIVTQPKGMSSVSQATATKIIPTKIVYGQQGKTQVLIKPKPVFQTAVVSEHTRQLVTEALQQVTRSAEIMQGQASGQDGSTKEDESSHSSAQEPHPVVHLVSSREQDWTEQEVSIESSPTIIYQEVSGGESQSATSTIKALLELQQTTALSAVKEKAESKPRQHTIDLSQMAVPIQLAQEKKPSPESPRPSTSEAEPSTEYVTAGKVISRVVVPSEDDNVVMSSSQQLGKPYKISQVTVVTKPAATVSSAGAASHVIHMPSDSHGKTETVLEVGELEGDTLDPQTGLFYRSSQTATDAMKQTVHSAAAQPPPSSQAEAEQSRHTSTTISTSSSIQLPPQLHSKPQISQPSSSSAAFPSTLLLTKKLPKLREQTQPKPQALTQIPKDRPLTAPAQAGPKVTTPVTPTKPLLTPQLPKLQQAPTSHHRPLHTPMSHPPPLQAHHPVSTEKTASSQPIITQSATVTKITFGSSHHSSQVFSSGEATAKLIPESSSRPSGDKPSVSDILKISMMEAEIDPSTEPMVVDSSSDCGPLGKAMEVQAVSGTLDSGQFISSSGASMHHSHTKPQFSCMQGLTAQRSKEDLEVIEYSILPDSSQSNVVVEPSGFLEITNYTSQQLEEDSPMEQEVDSSNDEATAASPPDQP from the exons ATG CCCATGATTCAGCTGGAGAAACCAGTGCTGACTGGTACCATGCCCGTGGTATGGCCCACCATCCTTGACCTGGGCAGGGATGAGTGCAAAAGAATTCTCCGTAAACTTG AGCTGGAGGCTTATGCTGGGGTTATCAGTGCCCTGCGAGCCCAAGGAGACCTGACGAAGGACAAGAAGGATCTGCTGGGAGAACTCACTAAAATCCTTGG TATCTCAACAGAACGCCATCGGGCAGAAGTCCGCAGGGCTGTCAATGATGAACGCCTCACCACTATTGCATATCA TATGTCCGGTCCTAACAGCTCGTCCGAATGGTCCATTGAAGGACGTCGGCTTGTCCCCTTGATGCCGAGGCTGGTCCCTCAAACAGCCTTTACTGTGACTGCTAATGCGGTGGCCAGCGccacagccaatcagaatgCCTCTCTTCTGTTGCCAgctgaaacaggaaacaaagaaG TGGTTGTATGTTACTCCTACACAAGCACCACCGGCACCCCTACCAGCGCCACGGCGACCAGCGGCACCATAGGAGCAACTGTGAAATCACCACGACCACCCAGTCCTTCATCCAACGTGGTGGTTCTGCCCAGCGGGAGCACCGTCTATGTGAAAA GCGTGAGCTGTTCCGACGAGGACGAGAAGCCTCGCAAGCGAAGGCGGACAAACTCGTCCAGCTCGTCGCCGGTGATGCTGAAGGAGATTACCAAGGTGTCCCCACCGATATCCAAGAGCATCACGGTGCCGGTGAGCGGCAGCCCCAAGATGAGCAACATCATGCAGAGCATCGCCAACTCGCTGCCGCCCCACCTGTCCCCCGTCAAGATCACCTTCACCAAGCCCACCATCCagaccaccaacaccaccacgcAGAAg GTGATCATCGTGACGACTTCGCCCAGCTCCAACTTTGTGCCCAACATCCTGTCCAAGTCTCACGCTCACAACGCCGCTCTGTCCAAGCTGGTCTCCACCTCCATGCTGACGGCGTCCAGCCAGAAACAGACGGTGGTCTTCCCAGCCAGCGCCAGCCCCGCCAACACCGTCGCAGTGACCACGGTGGTCCCCTCGGCTCCTTCAGTGGTCATGTCAACAACAT GTGCTACTTCAGCTGGAGTGAAGGTGGCTTCAGCCAGACTTCCTTCACCTAAGACCATGGTGGGGTCTCCAGCTCAGATCATGGCCCAGTTCCCCAAACAGCAGTCCCCcaaacagctgcagcagagctCCTCTATGGGAGTCTGTAGTGTGAGCCAGACCCAGACCACCAGCACCTCGCCGGGCTCCAAGCCCACCATCCAGATCAAACAAGAGTCCG GGGTGAAGATAATCACTCAGCAGGTTCAGCCCAGCAAAATCCTGCCCAAACCTTCACAAGTGGGTTTGTCCAGCAGCACCTCGTCCCCCATCATGGTCGTCAGTAGCAACGGAGCCATCATGACCACCAAACTGGTCACTCAGTCCACAG CTACCCAGTCCACCTATACCAGACCGACTGTCAGCCCCAGCCTCGGCGCCAGAATATCAGCCTCCAGTGGGACCACCTACGTCAAGACCACCAGCGGCAGCATCATCACCGTGGTGCCCAAGTCTCTGGCCACTCTGGGTGGGAAGATCATCAGCAGTAACATCGTCTCCG GCACAACGACCAAGATCACCACCATCCCCATGACCTCCAAGCCAAACGTCATAGTGGTTCAGAAGACCACAGGAAAAGGAGCGACCATCCAAGGACTACCTGGGAAGAATGTGGTCACCACTCTTTTAAATGCTGGG GGGGAGAAAGGCCTGCAGGCTGTTCAGGGGACCAAACCGGCGATCATCACCGCCTCCAGACCCATCACCAAGATGATCGTCACCCAGCCCAAAGGCATGAGCTCTGTATCCCAGGCCACCGCCACCAAGATCATCCCAACCAAGATCGTCTACGGCCAGCAGGGCAAGACCCAG GTTCTCATCAAACCTAAGCCAGTATTCCAGACGGCGGTGGTGAGCGAGCACACCAGGCAGCTGGTCACCGAGGCGCTGCAGCAGGTGACCCGCTCTGCGGAAATCATGCAGGGTCAAGCCTCGGGACAGGACGGGTCCACGAAGGAAGACGAGTCCTCCCATAGCAGCGCTCAAG AGCCTCACCCTGTAGTGCACCTGGTGTCCTCCAGAGAGCAGGATTGGACAGAGCAGGAAGTATCCATAGAGTCCAGCCCCACTATTATCTACCAGGAGGTGTCTGGTGGGGAATCCCAGTCTGCCACCTCCACCATCAAAGCCCTGCTGGAGCTACAACAGACAACAG CCCTCTCGGCAGTGAAGGAGAAGGCCGAGTCCAAACCCAGACAGCACACCATCGACCTGAGCCAGATGGCCGTGCCCATCCAGCTGGCCCAGGAGAAGAAGCCCAGCCCGGAGTCCCCCAGGCCCTCCACCTCAGAGGCTGAACCCAGCACCGAGTACGTCACAGCAG GTAAAGTCATCAGCAGAGTGGTCGTGCCCTCGGAGGACGATAACGTGGTCATGTCCTCCAGCCAGCAGCTGGGGAAGCCTTACAAAATCAGCCAGGTTACCGTGGTAACCAAACCGGCCGCTACCGTGTCCTCAGCGGGCGCAGCTTCACACGTCATCCACATG cCCTCTGACAGCCATGGTAAAACGGAGACCGTGTTAGAGGTGGGCGAGCTGGAAGGCGACACCTTGGACCCCCAAACAGGCTTGTTTTACCGCTCCAGCCAAACAGCTACAGACGCCATGAAGCAAACCGTCCACTCTGCAGCCGCTCAGCCGCCTCCATCGAGCCAGGCAGAGGCCGAGCAGAGCCGGCACACCTCCACCaccatctccacctcctcctccatccagcTACCGCCACAACTGCACAGCAAACCTCAAATCAGCcagccttcctcttcctcagctGCCTTCCCCTCCACCCTTCTTCTGACTAAGAAACTCCCAAAACTACGAGAGCAGACTCAGCCCAAACCCCAGGCCTTAACCCAGATCCCCAAAGACAGACCACTGACTGCACCAGCCCAAGCCGGGCCAAAGGTCACGACCCCGGTTACGCCAACAAAGCCCCTGTTGACGCCGCAGCTCCCGAAGCTCCAGCAAGCACCCACATCCCACCACAGACCCCTGCACACACCCATGTCCCACCCTCCTCCACTGCAGGCGCACCACCCTGTCAGCACTGAAAAGACGGCCTCCAGCCAG CCAATCATCACACAGAGCGCCACCGTCACCAAGATCACCTTCGGCAGCTCCCACCATTCATCGCAGGTCTTCAGCAGCGGCGAGGCCACCGCCAAACTGATCCCCGAGTCCAGCTCCAGGCCCTCGGGAGACAAGCCCTCGGTGTCGGACATCCTGAAGATCTCCATGATGGAGGCGGAGATCGATCCGAGCACGGAGCCCATGGTGGTGGATTCCTCCAGCGACTGCGGCCCTCTGGGGAAAGCCATGGAGGTCCAGGCCGTGTCAGGCACACTGGACTCGGGCCAGTTCATCAGCAGCTCTGGGGCCTCCATGCACCACTCCCACACAAAGCCCCAGTTCAGCTGCATGCAGGGCCTCACAGCACAGAGGAGCAAAGAGGACCTGGAGGTCATTGAG TACTCCATCCTGCCGGACTCCAGCCAGTCCAACGTGGTGGTGGAGCCCAGCGGCTTCCTGGAGATCACCAACTACACCAGccagcagctggaggaggacagCCCCATGGAGCAGGAGGTGGACAGCAGCAACGACGAGGCCACGGCAGCCAGTCCTCCTGACCAACCATAG
- the emsy gene encoding BRCA2-interacting transcriptional repressor EMSY isoform X15, with the protein MPMIQLEKPVLTGTMPVVWPTILDLGRDECKRILRKLELEAYAGVISALRAQGDLTKDKKDLLGELTKILGISTERHRAEVRRAVNDERLTTIAYHMSGPNSSSEWSIEGRRLVPLMPRLVPQTAFTVTANAVASATANQNASLLLPAETGNKEVVVCYSYTSTTGTPTSATATSGTIGATVKSPRPPSPSSNVVVLPSGSTVYVKSVSCSDEDEKPRKRRRTNSSSSSPVMLKEITKVSPPISKSITVPVSGSPKMSNIMQSIANSLPPHLSPVKITFTKPTIQTTNTTTQKVIIVTTSPSSNFVPNILSKSHAHNAALSKLVSTSMLTASSQKQTVVFPASASPANTVAVTTVVPSAPSVVMSTTCATSAGVKVASARLPSPKTMVGSPAQIMAQFPKQQSPKQLQQSSSMGVCSVSQTQTTSTSPGSKPTIQIKQESGVKIITQQVQPSKILPKPSQVGLSSSTSSPIMVVSSNGAIMTTKLVTQSTATQSTYTRPTVSPSLGARISASSGTTYVKTTSGSIITVVPKSLATLGGKIISSNIVSGTTTKITTIPMTSKPNVIVVQKTTGKGATIQGLPGKNVVTTLLNAGGEKGLQAVQGTKPAIITASRPITKMIVTQPKGMSSVSQATATKIIPTKIVYGQQGKTQVLIKPKPVFQTAVVSEHTRQLVTEALQQVTRSAEIMQGQASGQDGSTKEDESSHSSAQEPHPVVHLVSSREQDWTEQEVSIESSPTIIYQEVSGGESQSATSTIKALLELQQTTALSAVKEKAESKPRQHTIDLSQMAVPIQLAQEKKPSPESPRPSTSEAEPSTEYVTAGKVISRVVVPSEDDNVVMSSSQQLGKPYKISQVTVVTKPAATVSSAGAASHVIHMPSDSHGKTETVLEVGELEGDTLDPQTGLFYRSSQTATDAMKQTVHSAAAQPPPSSQAEAEQSRHTSTTISTSSSIQLPPQLHSKPQISQPSSSSAAFPSTLLLTKKLPKLREQTQPKPQALTQIPKDRPLTAPAQAGPKVTTPVTPTKPLLTPQLPKLQQAPTSHHRPLHTPMSHPPPLQAHHPVSTEKTASSQQPIITQSATVTKITFGSSHHSSQVFSSGEATAKLIPESSSRPSGDKPSVSDILKISMMEAEIDPSTEPMVVDSSSDCGPLGKAMEVQAVSGTLDSGQFISSSGASMHHSHTKPQFSCMQGLTAQRSKEDLEVIEYSILPDSSQSNVVVEPSGFLEITNYTSQQLEEDSPMEQEVDSSNDEATAASPPDQP; encoded by the exons ATG CCCATGATTCAGCTGGAGAAACCAGTGCTGACTGGTACCATGCCCGTGGTATGGCCCACCATCCTTGACCTGGGCAGGGATGAGTGCAAAAGAATTCTCCGTAAACTTG AGCTGGAGGCTTATGCTGGGGTTATCAGTGCCCTGCGAGCCCAAGGAGACCTGACGAAGGACAAGAAGGATCTGCTGGGAGAACTCACTAAAATCCTTGG TATCTCAACAGAACGCCATCGGGCAGAAGTCCGCAGGGCTGTCAATGATGAACGCCTCACCACTATTGCATATCA TATGTCCGGTCCTAACAGCTCGTCCGAATGGTCCATTGAAGGACGTCGGCTTGTCCCCTTGATGCCGAGGCTGGTCCCTCAAACAGCCTTTACTGTGACTGCTAATGCGGTGGCCAGCGccacagccaatcagaatgCCTCTCTTCTGTTGCCAgctgaaacaggaaacaaagaaG TGGTTGTATGTTACTCCTACACAAGCACCACCGGCACCCCTACCAGCGCCACGGCGACCAGCGGCACCATAGGAGCAACTGTGAAATCACCACGACCACCCAGTCCTTCATCCAACGTGGTGGTTCTGCCCAGCGGGAGCACCGTCTATGTGAAAA GCGTGAGCTGTTCCGACGAGGACGAGAAGCCTCGCAAGCGAAGGCGGACAAACTCGTCCAGCTCGTCGCCGGTGATGCTGAAGGAGATTACCAAGGTGTCCCCACCGATATCCAAGAGCATCACGGTGCCGGTGAGCGGCAGCCCCAAGATGAGCAACATCATGCAGAGCATCGCCAACTCGCTGCCGCCCCACCTGTCCCCCGTCAAGATCACCTTCACCAAGCCCACCATCCagaccaccaacaccaccacgcAGAAg GTGATCATCGTGACGACTTCGCCCAGCTCCAACTTTGTGCCCAACATCCTGTCCAAGTCTCACGCTCACAACGCCGCTCTGTCCAAGCTGGTCTCCACCTCCATGCTGACGGCGTCCAGCCAGAAACAGACGGTGGTCTTCCCAGCCAGCGCCAGCCCCGCCAACACCGTCGCAGTGACCACGGTGGTCCCCTCGGCTCCTTCAGTGGTCATGTCAACAACAT GTGCTACTTCAGCTGGAGTGAAGGTGGCTTCAGCCAGACTTCCTTCACCTAAGACCATGGTGGGGTCTCCAGCTCAGATCATGGCCCAGTTCCCCAAACAGCAGTCCCCcaaacagctgcagcagagctCCTCTATGGGAGTCTGTAGTGTGAGCCAGACCCAGACCACCAGCACCTCGCCGGGCTCCAAGCCCACCATCCAGATCAAACAAGAGTCCG GGGTGAAGATAATCACTCAGCAGGTTCAGCCCAGCAAAATCCTGCCCAAACCTTCACAAGTGGGTTTGTCCAGCAGCACCTCGTCCCCCATCATGGTCGTCAGTAGCAACGGAGCCATCATGACCACCAAACTGGTCACTCAGTCCACAG CTACCCAGTCCACCTATACCAGACCGACTGTCAGCCCCAGCCTCGGCGCCAGAATATCAGCCTCCAGTGGGACCACCTACGTCAAGACCACCAGCGGCAGCATCATCACCGTGGTGCCCAAGTCTCTGGCCACTCTGGGTGGGAAGATCATCAGCAGTAACATCGTCTCCG GCACAACGACCAAGATCACCACCATCCCCATGACCTCCAAGCCAAACGTCATAGTGGTTCAGAAGACCACAGGAAAAGGAGCGACCATCCAAGGACTACCTGGGAAGAATGTGGTCACCACTCTTTTAAATGCTGGG GGGGAGAAAGGCCTGCAGGCTGTTCAGGGGACCAAACCGGCGATCATCACCGCCTCCAGACCCATCACCAAGATGATCGTCACCCAGCCCAAAGGCATGAGCTCTGTATCCCAGGCCACCGCCACCAAGATCATCCCAACCAAGATCGTCTACGGCCAGCAGGGCAAGACCCAG GTTCTCATCAAACCTAAGCCAGTATTCCAGACGGCGGTGGTGAGCGAGCACACCAGGCAGCTGGTCACCGAGGCGCTGCAGCAGGTGACCCGCTCTGCGGAAATCATGCAGGGTCAAGCCTCGGGACAGGACGGGTCCACGAAGGAAGACGAGTCCTCCCATAGCAGCGCTCAAG AGCCTCACCCTGTAGTGCACCTGGTGTCCTCCAGAGAGCAGGATTGGACAGAGCAGGAAGTATCCATAGAGTCCAGCCCCACTATTATCTACCAGGAGGTGTCTGGTGGGGAATCCCAGTCTGCCACCTCCACCATCAAAGCCCTGCTGGAGCTACAACAGACAACAG CCCTCTCGGCAGTGAAGGAGAAGGCCGAGTCCAAACCCAGACAGCACACCATCGACCTGAGCCAGATGGCCGTGCCCATCCAGCTGGCCCAGGAGAAGAAGCCCAGCCCGGAGTCCCCCAGGCCCTCCACCTCAGAGGCTGAACCCAGCACCGAGTACGTCACAGCAG GTAAAGTCATCAGCAGAGTGGTCGTGCCCTCGGAGGACGATAACGTGGTCATGTCCTCCAGCCAGCAGCTGGGGAAGCCTTACAAAATCAGCCAGGTTACCGTGGTAACCAAACCGGCCGCTACCGTGTCCTCAGCGGGCGCAGCTTCACACGTCATCCACATG cCCTCTGACAGCCATGGTAAAACGGAGACCGTGTTAGAGGTGGGCGAGCTGGAAGGCGACACCTTGGACCCCCAAACAGGCTTGTTTTACCGCTCCAGCCAAACAGCTACAGACGCCATGAAGCAAACCGTCCACTCTGCAGCCGCTCAGCCGCCTCCATCGAGCCAGGCAGAGGCCGAGCAGAGCCGGCACACCTCCACCaccatctccacctcctcctccatccagcTACCGCCACAACTGCACAGCAAACCTCAAATCAGCcagccttcctcttcctcagctGCCTTCCCCTCCACCCTTCTTCTGACTAAGAAACTCCCAAAACTACGAGAGCAGACTCAGCCCAAACCCCAGGCCTTAACCCAGATCCCCAAAGACAGACCACTGACTGCACCAGCCCAAGCCGGGCCAAAGGTCACGACCCCGGTTACGCCAACAAAGCCCCTGTTGACGCCGCAGCTCCCGAAGCTCCAGCAAGCACCCACATCCCACCACAGACCCCTGCACACACCCATGTCCCACCCTCCTCCACTGCAGGCGCACCACCCTGTCAGCACTGAAAAGACGGCCTCCAGCCAG CAGCCAATCATCACACAGAGCGCCACCGTCACCAAGATCACCTTCGGCAGCTCCCACCATTCATCGCAGGTCTTCAGCAGCGGCGAGGCCACCGCCAAACTGATCCCCGAGTCCAGCTCCAGGCCCTCGGGAGACAAGCCCTCGGTGTCGGACATCCTGAAGATCTCCATGATGGAGGCGGAGATCGATCCGAGCACGGAGCCCATGGTGGTGGATTCCTCCAGCGACTGCGGCCCTCTGGGGAAAGCCATGGAGGTCCAGGCCGTGTCAGGCACACTGGACTCGGGCCAGTTCATCAGCAGCTCTGGGGCCTCCATGCACCACTCCCACACAAAGCCCCAGTTCAGCTGCATGCAGGGCCTCACAGCACAGAGGAGCAAAGAGGACCTGGAGGTCATTGAG TACTCCATCCTGCCGGACTCCAGCCAGTCCAACGTGGTGGTGGAGCCCAGCGGCTTCCTGGAGATCACCAACTACACCAGccagcagctggaggaggacagCCCCATGGAGCAGGAGGTGGACAGCAGCAACGACGAGGCCACGGCAGCCAGTCCTCCTGACCAACCATAG